In one window of Littorina saxatilis isolate snail1 linkage group LG11, US_GU_Lsax_2.0, whole genome shotgun sequence DNA:
- the LOC138979625 gene encoding zinc finger protein 771-like: MKRKLPSTVVVKVEYDVEEPPAASDEMDTMPSTAEVKAEAFPAVTETSSSAAEVKTEPFPDVTQMSSSAAEVKTEPFPDVTQTSSSAAEVKIEAFPAVTETSSSAAEVKTEPFPDVTETSSSAAEVKTEPFPDVTETSSSAAEVKTEAFLAVTETSISAAEVKTEAFPAVTETSNSAAEVKTEEFPAVTHIGEKPHTYPQCSATFAQKPHLEIHMLTHTGEKLHFCPYCTATFSWKESLKYHMVIHTGVLKTHVCPHCTATFPRKERLKNHMLKHTGEKPHVCPECTATFTRKESIKEHMLTHTGEKPHVCSECTAKFAQKGTLKKHMLTHTGEKPHVCLECTATFPRKESLKTHMLKHTGEKPHVCPECTSKFTRKSNLKIHMLRHCHKRL; the protein is encoded by the exons ATGAAGAGGAAGCTGCCGTCTACTGTGGTGGTGAAGGTCGAGTACGATGTCGAAGAGCCGCCTGCAGCCTCTGATGAGATGGACACAATGCCAAGCA CGGCTGAAGTCAAGGCAGAGGCATTCCCAGCTGTGACCGAGACGAGCAGTTCAGCAGCTGAAGTCAAGACAGAGCCATTCCCAGATGTGACCCAGATGAGCAGTTCAGCAGCTGAAGTCAAGACAGAGCCATTCCCAGATGTGACCCAGACGAGCAGTTCAGCAGCTGAAGTCAAGATAGAGGCATTCCCAGCTGTGACCGAGACGAGCAGTTCAGCAGCTGAAGTCAAGACAGAGCCATTCCCAGATGTGACCGAGACGAGCAGTTCAGCAGCTGAAGTCAAGACAGAGCCATTCCCAGATGTGACCGAGACGAGCAGTTCAGCAGCTGAAGTCAAGACAGAGGCATTCCTAGCTGTGACCGAGACGAGCATTTCAGCAGCTGAAGTCAAGACAGAGGCATTCCCAGCTGTGACCGAGACCAGCAATTCAGCAGCTGAAGTCAAGACAGAAGAATTCCCAGCTGTGACACATataggagaaaagccacatacCTACCCACAATGCTCCGCAACATTTGCCCAGAAACCTCATTTAGAGATCCACATGTTAACTCATACTGGAGAAAAGCTACATTTCTGCCCTTATTGTACAGCAACATTTTCTTGGAAAGAAAGTTTAAAGTACCACATGGTAATACATACTGGAGTATTAAAGACACATGTCTGCCCTCATTGTACAGCAACATTTCCTCGGAAAGAAAGATTAAAGAACCACATGTTAAAACATactggagaaaagccacatgtctGCCCTGAGTGTACAGCAACATTTACTCGAAAAGAAAGTATAAAGGAgcatatgttaacacatactggagaaaagccacatgtctGCTCTGAGTGTACAGCAAAATTTGCTCAGAAAGGAACTTTAAAGAAGCACATGTTAACGCATactggagaaaagccacatgtctGCCTTGAGTGTACAGCAACATTTCCTCGGAAAGAAAGtttaaagacccacatgttaaaacatactggagaaaagccacatgtctGCCCTGAGTGTACATCAAAATTTACTCGGAAAAGTAATTTAAAGATCCACATGTTGAGGCATTGTCACAAGCGGCTTTAA